The sequence below is a genomic window from Phormidium ambiguum IAM M-71.
TAAACTCTTTCAGCAACCACAGTATGCAAATGTGCTTCCCGTAAATAGAGATGCCATTTGGCAATATCTATATAGACATTATTGCCAATTTCAGCAGCGAGAGATTCGATCGCTTGCGAAGTATTTGTCTTAGCCATAATCACTTACTCTGGTGAAATTGCTCGGAAATTTACTTTGATCCTAATTAAAGCAAATTTGAATTACGACCACATCCCTGCAAAGTCAGAGAATTTACCTTAACCAGAGGAGGATTTAGAAGCAGTTTCTTTTGTTACAACTGAGGGTTGCGAGTAATTAGCAATGGCAAAAATATACAAAGCATGGGCAAACAAAATTGTCGCCCATCCACCTGTCACCCAAACTGCCCAAGGCCAATCAGCCTTTTGAAAATTATGGAAAAACCA
It includes:
- a CDS encoding 2TM domain-containing protein, with protein sequence MPPRWPRKPDRNDPAFRKLDDRMNFAVHVAIFAACNSGLWFFHNFQKADWPWAVWVTGGWATILFAHALYIFAIANYSQPSVVTKETASKSSSG